A section of the Corynebacterium auris genome encodes:
- a CDS encoding RDD family protein, translating to MAQSEDKRQNAPIQVTEEDFYGRYPGEKLGLPEEGPGAQASVARRIGAVAIDWVICWAAAGLITANTSALGDTATATLLLWVVLGILSGWLLARTPGMAVLGMGVARLDDPTKRVGFLRAVLRTVFTMFVLPAALVDANGRGMHDRATGTTVIRA from the coding sequence ATGGCACAAAGCGAGGACAAGAGGCAGAACGCGCCCATCCAGGTCACAGAGGAGGACTTCTACGGGCGGTACCCCGGCGAAAAACTTGGCCTGCCGGAAGAAGGCCCAGGCGCCCAGGCCTCCGTCGCTAGGCGGATCGGCGCGGTGGCGATTGACTGGGTGATCTGCTGGGCTGCCGCCGGCCTCATCACGGCCAATACCTCCGCCCTCGGGGACACGGCGACGGCGACGCTTCTTCTGTGGGTCGTGCTTGGCATCCTCTCCGGCTGGCTGCTGGCGCGCACGCCAGGCATGGCGGTGCTTGGCATGGGTGTCGCGCGTCTCGACGACCCCACCAAGCGCGTCGGCTTCCTCCGAGCGGTGCTGCGCACCGTCTTCACGATGTTCGTGCTGCCTGCCGCGCTTGTCGACGCGAACGGGCGCGGCATGCACGACCGCGCCACGGGCACGACCGTGATCCGCGCCTGA